From one Gadus morhua unplaced genomic scaffold, gadMor3.0, whole genome shotgun sequence genomic stretch:
- the LOC115538698 gene encoding cyclic AMP-responsive element-binding protein 1 isoform X2, producing MEAGADSQQSETTVTEAEAQQIATLAQASIAAGQVTATGPTVTLVQLPNGQTVQVHGVIQAAQPSVIQSPQIQTVQISTIGESEDSQESVDSVTDSQKRREILSRRPSYRKILNDLSSDAPAVPRIEEEKSEDDTAPAITTVTMPTPIYQTSSGQYIAITQGGAIQLANNGTDGLQTLTMNTATQPGTTILQYAQTSDGQQILVPSNQVVVQAASGDVQAYQIRTASASTIQPGVVMASSPALPASGGTEEVTRKREVRLMKNREAARECRRKKKEYVKCLENRVAVLENQNKTLIEELKALKDLYCHKTE from the exons GCGTCCATCGCGGCCGGCCAGGTCACCGCCACGGGGCCCACTGTCACACTGGTGCAGCTCCCCAACGGCCAGACGGTCCAGGTCCACGGGGTCATCCAGGCCGCCCAGCCCTCCGTCATCCAGTCGCCCCAGATCCAGACCGTCCAG ATCTCGACGATAGGGGAGAGCGAAGACTCCCAGGAGTCCGTGGACAGCGTGACAGATTCACAGAAGAGGCGAGAGATTCTGTCTAGACGGCCGTCCTACAG gaAGATCCTGAACGACCTGTCGTCCGACGCTCCGGCGGTCCCCaggatagaggaggagaagtcTGAAGACGACACGGCGCCCGCCATCACCACGGTCACCATGCCGACGCCCATCTACCAGACGAGCAGCGGGCAGTACA TCGCCATCACCCAGGGAGGGGCCATCCAGCTGGCCAACAACGGGACGGACGGGCTGCAGACGCTCACCATGAACACGGCCACGCAGCCTGGCACCACCATCCTGCAGTACGCCCAGACCAGCGACGGCCAGCAGATTCTGGTGCCTAGCAACCAGGTGGTGGTCCAag cggcgTCCGGAGACGTGCAGGCCTACCAGATCCGCACCGCGTCCGCCAGCACCATCCAGCCGGGCGTGGTCATGGCCTCGTCGCCCGCCCTGCCGGCCTCGGGCGGCACGGAGGAGGTGACCCGCAAGAGGGAGGTGCGCCTCATGAAGAACAG ggagGCTGCCCGGGAGTGCCGCCGGAAGAAGAAGGAGTACGTCAAGTGTCTGGAGAACCGCGTGGCCGTGCTGGAGAACCAGAACAAGACGCTCATCGAGGAGCTCAAGGCCCTCAAAGACTTGTACTGCCACAAAACAgagtag
- the LOC115538698 gene encoding cyclic AMP-responsive element-binding protein 1 isoform X1 produces the protein MEAGADSQQSETTVTEAEAQQIATLAQASIAAGQVTATGPTVTLVQLPNGQTVQVHGVIQAAQPSVIQSPQIQTVQISTIGESEDSQESVDSVTDSQKRREILSRRPSYRKILNDLSSDAPAVPRIEEEKSEDDTAPAITTVTMPTPIYQTSSGQYIVAITQGGAIQLANNGTDGLQTLTMNTATQPGTTILQYAQTSDGQQILVPSNQVVVQAASGDVQAYQIRTASASTIQPGVVMASSPALPASGGTEEVTRKREVRLMKNREAARECRRKKKEYVKCLENRVAVLENQNKTLIEELKALKDLYCHKTE, from the exons GCGTCCATCGCGGCCGGCCAGGTCACCGCCACGGGGCCCACTGTCACACTGGTGCAGCTCCCCAACGGCCAGACGGTCCAGGTCCACGGGGTCATCCAGGCCGCCCAGCCCTCCGTCATCCAGTCGCCCCAGATCCAGACCGTCCAG ATCTCGACGATAGGGGAGAGCGAAGACTCCCAGGAGTCCGTGGACAGCGTGACAGATTCACAGAAGAGGCGAGAGATTCTGTCTAGACGGCCGTCCTACAG gaAGATCCTGAACGACCTGTCGTCCGACGCTCCGGCGGTCCCCaggatagaggaggagaagtcTGAAGACGACACGGCGCCCGCCATCACCACGGTCACCATGCCGACGCCCATCTACCAGACGAGCAGCGGGCAGTACA TAGTCGCCATCACCCAGGGAGGGGCCATCCAGCTGGCCAACAACGGGACGGACGGGCTGCAGACGCTCACCATGAACACGGCCACGCAGCCTGGCACCACCATCCTGCAGTACGCCCAGACCAGCGACGGCCAGCAGATTCTGGTGCCTAGCAACCAGGTGGTGGTCCAag cggcgTCCGGAGACGTGCAGGCCTACCAGATCCGCACCGCGTCCGCCAGCACCATCCAGCCGGGCGTGGTCATGGCCTCGTCGCCCGCCCTGCCGGCCTCGGGCGGCACGGAGGAGGTGACCCGCAAGAGGGAGGTGCGCCTCATGAAGAACAG ggagGCTGCCCGGGAGTGCCGCCGGAAGAAGAAGGAGTACGTCAAGTGTCTGGAGAACCGCGTGGCCGTGCTGGAGAACCAGAACAAGACGCTCATCGAGGAGCTCAAGGCCCTCAAAGACTTGTACTGCCACAAAACAgagtag
- the mettl21a gene encoding protein N-lysine methyltransferase METTL21A isoform X3: MVAQGPSRGVIRRSLDPPGRWGPVIHRGVDSNPQPQEEEEGDASGGRSNMALVPYTENALPALAKLHNSTATFHLAGREVLLNQDWRKSGVAAVVWDAVSYTRVGGGAGPVPGAGPGGAQGPPGHRARRGDGAGGHRGRSARSPGHHHRPGARPGAALGQRAGQRPGGPPAGLGGGLGAELGLGPGALPRRGLRPGAGRRHRVPGGHVPGAARHAGPPVLRHHGGPAGLQDPLRARLPLPGAAEGALLRGGGPLRPAARHPRVPRREAGAEGGAMSADLRGRRRRDPP; encoded by the exons ATGGTTGCGCAGGGTCCGTCCCGCGGGGTTATCCGGCGGTCGCTCGACCCTCCCGGCCGATGGGGGCCGGTAATACACCGTGGAGTGGATTCGAACCCACAAccacaggaagaagaagaaggtgacGCGTCAGGAGGAAGGAGCAACATGGCGCTGGTTCCGTACACAGAGAACGCTCTGCCAGCGCTGGCAAAGCTGCACAACTCAACCGCAACCTTTCACCTGGCGGGCCGCGAAGTCCTCCTGAACCAGGACTGGAGGAAGTCCGGGGTGGCGGCGGTCGTCTGGGACGCAGTGAGTTATACacgtgtgg gcggtGGTGCTGGCCCTGTACCTGGAGCTGGCCCCGGTGGAGCTCAGGGGCCGCCCGGTCATCGAGCTAGGCGCGGGGACGGGGCTGGTGGGCATCGTGGCCGCTCTGCTCG gagcccGGGTCACCATCACAGACCGGGAGCCCGCCCTGGAGCTGCTCTCGGCCAACGTGCGGGCCAACGTCCCGGCGGACCTCCGGCCGGGCTCGGCGGAGGTCTCGGAGCTGAGCTGGGGCTCGGGCCTGGAGCGCTACCCCGCCGGGGGCTTCGACCTGGTGCTGGGCGCCGACATCGTGTACCTGGAGGACACGTTCCCGGCGCTGCTCGCCACGCTGGACCACCTGTGCTCCGACACCACGGCGGTCCTGCTGGCCTGCAAGATCCGCTACGAGCGCGACTCCCGCTTCCTGGAGCTGCTGAGGGAGCGCTTCTCCGTGGAGGAGGTCCACTTCGACCGGCAGCGCGACATCCACGTGTACCGCGCCGTGAAGCGGGCGCCGAGGGCGGAGCTATGAGCGCGGACCTCCGGGGACGACGCCGTCGGGACCCGccttga
- the mettl21a gene encoding protein N-lysine methyltransferase METTL21A isoform X2: protein MALVPYTENALPALAKLHNSTATFHLAGREVLLNQDWRKSGVAAVVWDAAVVLALYLELAPVELRGRPVIELGAGTGLVGIVAALLGRRSGLTARSPGHHHRPGARPGAALGQRAGQRPGGPPAGLGGGLGAELGLGPGALPRRGLRPGAGRRHRVPGGHVPGAARHAGPPVLRHHGGPAGLQDPLRARLPLPGAAEGALLRGGGPLRPAARHPRVPRREAGAEGGAMSADLRGRRRRDPP, encoded by the exons ATGGCGCTGGTTCCGTACACAGAGAACGCTCTGCCAGCGCTGGCAAAGCTGCACAACTCAACCGCAACCTTTCACCTGGCGGGCCGCGAAGTCCTCCTGAACCAGGACTGGAGGAAGTCCGGGGTGGCGGCGGTCGTCTGGGACGCA gcggtGGTGCTGGCCCTGTACCTGGAGCTGGCCCCGGTGGAGCTCAGGGGCCGCCCGGTCATCGAGCTAGGCGCGGGGACGGGGCTGGTGGGCATCGTGGCCGCTCTGCTCGGTAGGCGCTCAGGTCTTACTGCTCG gagcccGGGTCACCATCACAGACCGGGAGCCCGCCCTGGAGCTGCTCTCGGCCAACGTGCGGGCCAACGTCCCGGCGGACCTCCGGCCGGGCTCGGCGGAGGTCTCGGAGCTGAGCTGGGGCTCGGGCCTGGAGCGCTACCCCGCCGGGGGCTTCGACCTGGTGCTGGGCGCCGACATCGTGTACCTGGAGGACACGTTCCCGGCGCTGCTCGCCACGCTGGACCACCTGTGCTCCGACACCACGGCGGTCCTGCTGGCCTGCAAGATCCGCTACGAGCGCGACTCCCGCTTCCTGGAGCTGCTGAGGGAGCGCTTCTCCGTGGAGGAGGTCCACTTCGACCGGCAGCGCGACATCCACGTGTACCGCGCCGTGAAGCGGGCGCCGAGGGCGGAGCTATGAGCGCGGACCTCCGGGGACGACGCCGTCGGGACCCGccttga
- the mettl21a gene encoding protein N-lysine methyltransferase METTL21A isoform X1 has translation MVAQGPSRGVIRRSLDPPGRWGPVIHRGVDSNPQPQEEEEGDASGGRSNMALVPYTENALPALAKLHNSTATFHLAGREVLLNQDWRKSGVAAVVWDAVSYTRAVVLALYLELAPVELRGRPVIELGAGTGLVGIVAALLGRRSGLTARSPGHHHRPGARPGAALGQRAGQRPGGPPAGLGGGLGAELGLGPGALPRRGLRPGAGRRHRVPGGHVPGAARHAGPPVLRHHGGPAGLQDPLRARLPLPGAAEGALLRGGGPLRPAARHPRVPRREAGAEGGAMSADLRGRRRRDPP, from the exons ATGGTTGCGCAGGGTCCGTCCCGCGGGGTTATCCGGCGGTCGCTCGACCCTCCCGGCCGATGGGGGCCGGTAATACACCGTGGAGTGGATTCGAACCCACAAccacaggaagaagaagaaggtgacGCGTCAGGAGGAAGGAGCAACATGGCGCTGGTTCCGTACACAGAGAACGCTCTGCCAGCGCTGGCAAAGCTGCACAACTCAACCGCAACCTTTCACCTGGCGGGCCGCGAAGTCCTCCTGAACCAGGACTGGAGGAAGTCCGGGGTGGCGGCGGTCGTCTGGGACGCAGTGAGTTATACacgt gcggtGGTGCTGGCCCTGTACCTGGAGCTGGCCCCGGTGGAGCTCAGGGGCCGCCCGGTCATCGAGCTAGGCGCGGGGACGGGGCTGGTGGGCATCGTGGCCGCTCTGCTCGGTAGGCGCTCAGGTCTTACTGCTCG gagcccGGGTCACCATCACAGACCGGGAGCCCGCCCTGGAGCTGCTCTCGGCCAACGTGCGGGCCAACGTCCCGGCGGACCTCCGGCCGGGCTCGGCGGAGGTCTCGGAGCTGAGCTGGGGCTCGGGCCTGGAGCGCTACCCCGCCGGGGGCTTCGACCTGGTGCTGGGCGCCGACATCGTGTACCTGGAGGACACGTTCCCGGCGCTGCTCGCCACGCTGGACCACCTGTGCTCCGACACCACGGCGGTCCTGCTGGCCTGCAAGATCCGCTACGAGCGCGACTCCCGCTTCCTGGAGCTGCTGAGGGAGCGCTTCTCCGTGGAGGAGGTCCACTTCGACCGGCAGCGCGACATCCACGTGTACCGCGCCGTGAAGCGGGCGCCGAGGGCGGAGCTATGAGCGCGGACCTCCGGGGACGACGCCGTCGGGACCCGccttga
- the mettl21a gene encoding protein N-lysine methyltransferase METTL21A isoform X4, producing MALVPYTENALPALAKLHNSTATFHLAGREVLLNQDWRKSGVAAVVWDAVSYTRAVVLALYLELAPVELRGRPVIELGAGTGLVGIVAALLGARVTITDREPALELLSANVRANVPADLRPGSAEVSELSWGSGLERYPAGGFDLVLGADIVYLEDTFPALLATLDHLCSDTTAVLLACKIRYERDSRFLELLRERFSVEEVHFDRQRDIHVYRAVKRAPRAEL from the exons ATGGCGCTGGTTCCGTACACAGAGAACGCTCTGCCAGCGCTGGCAAAGCTGCACAACTCAACCGCAACCTTTCACCTGGCGGGCCGCGAAGTCCTCCTGAACCAGGACTGGAGGAAGTCCGGGGTGGCGGCGGTCGTCTGGGACGCAGTGAGTTATACacgt gcggtGGTGCTGGCCCTGTACCTGGAGCTGGCCCCGGTGGAGCTCAGGGGCCGCCCGGTCATCGAGCTAGGCGCGGGGACGGGGCTGGTGGGCATCGTGGCCGCTCTGCTCG gagcccGGGTCACCATCACAGACCGGGAGCCCGCCCTGGAGCTGCTCTCGGCCAACGTGCGGGCCAACGTCCCGGCGGACCTCCGGCCGGGCTCGGCGGAGGTCTCGGAGCTGAGCTGGGGCTCGGGCCTGGAGCGCTACCCCGCCGGGGGCTTCGACCTGGTGCTGGGCGCCGACATCGTGTACCTGGAGGACACGTTCCCGGCGCTGCTCGCCACGCTGGACCACCTGTGCTCCGACACCACGGCGGTCCTGCTGGCCTGCAAGATCCGCTACGAGCGCGACTCCCGCTTCCTGGAGCTGCTGAGGGAGCGCTTCTCCGTGGAGGAGGTCCACTTCGACCGGCAGCGCGACATCCACGTGTACCGCGCCGTGAAGCGGGCGCCGAGGGCGGAGCTATGA
- the mettl21a gene encoding protein N-lysine methyltransferase METTL21A isoform X5 yields the protein MALVPYTENALPALAKLHNSTATFHLAGREVLLNQDWRKSGVAAVVWDAAVVLALYLELAPVELRGRPVIELGAGTGLVGIVAALLGARVTITDREPALELLSANVRANVPADLRPGSAEVSELSWGSGLERYPAGGFDLVLGADIVYLEDTFPALLATLDHLCSDTTAVLLACKIRYERDSRFLELLRERFSVEEVHFDRQRDIHVYRAVKRAPRAEL from the exons ATGGCGCTGGTTCCGTACACAGAGAACGCTCTGCCAGCGCTGGCAAAGCTGCACAACTCAACCGCAACCTTTCACCTGGCGGGCCGCGAAGTCCTCCTGAACCAGGACTGGAGGAAGTCCGGGGTGGCGGCGGTCGTCTGGGACGCA gcggtGGTGCTGGCCCTGTACCTGGAGCTGGCCCCGGTGGAGCTCAGGGGCCGCCCGGTCATCGAGCTAGGCGCGGGGACGGGGCTGGTGGGCATCGTGGCCGCTCTGCTCG gagcccGGGTCACCATCACAGACCGGGAGCCCGCCCTGGAGCTGCTCTCGGCCAACGTGCGGGCCAACGTCCCGGCGGACCTCCGGCCGGGCTCGGCGGAGGTCTCGGAGCTGAGCTGGGGCTCGGGCCTGGAGCGCTACCCCGCCGGGGGCTTCGACCTGGTGCTGGGCGCCGACATCGTGTACCTGGAGGACACGTTCCCGGCGCTGCTCGCCACGCTGGACCACCTGTGCTCCGACACCACGGCGGTCCTGCTGGCCTGCAAGATCCGCTACGAGCGCGACTCCCGCTTCCTGGAGCTGCTGAGGGAGCGCTTCTCCGTGGAGGAGGTCCACTTCGACCGGCAGCGCGACATCCACGTGTACCGCGCCGTGAAGCGGGCGCCGAGGGCGGAGCTATGA